A window of the Sandaracinaceae bacterium genome harbors these coding sequences:
- a CDS encoding bifunctional phosphoribosyl-AMP cyclohydrolase/phosphoribosyl-ATP diphosphatase HisIE has protein sequence MKLSELKWDAAGLVTVVVQDRESGEIRMLAHANLEALEATLATGQAHFFSRSRNELWLKGETSGNTIAVSDVWADCDGDAVLYLASPAGPSCHTGRDTCFFRHVTTEGVADSAHDHGRPTLLALEGALAQRAASTADKSYTKSLLDKGAAKIGEKIREEANEVSVAIAQEPDENVASEAADVLYHLMVGLLFRNIPLRRVQAVLGARFGVSGHTEKAARPPKN, from the coding sequence ATGAAACTCTCGGAGCTCAAGTGGGACGCGGCGGGTCTCGTGACGGTGGTGGTGCAGGACCGCGAGAGCGGTGAGATCCGCATGCTGGCCCACGCCAACCTCGAAGCCCTCGAGGCCACGCTGGCCACGGGCCAGGCGCACTTCTTCAGCCGCTCGCGCAACGAGCTCTGGCTGAAGGGCGAGACCAGCGGCAACACCATCGCGGTGAGCGACGTGTGGGCCGACTGCGATGGCGACGCCGTGCTGTACCTGGCGTCGCCGGCCGGGCCCAGCTGCCACACGGGCCGAGACACCTGCTTCTTCCGCCACGTCACGACAGAGGGCGTGGCCGACAGCGCGCACGACCACGGCCGCCCCACGCTCCTGGCGCTCGAGGGGGCGCTCGCCCAGCGGGCCGCGTCCACGGCCGACAAGAGCTACACCAAGTCGCTGCTGGACAAGGGCGCCGCCAAGATCGGCGAGAAGATCCGCGAAGAGGCCAACGAAGTCAGCGTAGCCATCGCGCAGGAGCCCGACGAGAACGTGGCCAGCGAGGCGGCCGACGTGCTGTACCACCTGATGGTGGGGTTGCTGTTCCGCAACATCCCGCTGCGCCGCGTGCAGGCCGTGCTGGGCGCCCGCTTCGGCGTGTCGGGGCACACCGAGAAGGCCGCGCGCCCGCCCAAGAACTGA
- a CDS encoding ribose-phosphate pyrophosphokinase translates to MFKSTCVFSGSAHPELAKQIAGYLELPLGRCRTPRFSDGEVFAEIQENVRGVDVYVIQPTCAPVNEHLMELLVMADALKRASAGSITAVLPYYGYARQDRKAAPRTPITAKLVADLLSASGINRVVAIDLHAAQIQGFFDVPFDHLFAMPVFLEHLRPRFTEPPVYVSPDAGGVERTRAYAKRLGADLAIIDKRRERAGVSEVMHIIGDVRDRDCVILDDMIDTAGTLTNAAKALSDKGAKKVLAAATHAVLSGPAVERIAASCLDEVIVTDTIPLSAAAVATGKFRVLSVARLLGEAIKRIHHSDSVSSLFV, encoded by the coding sequence ATGTTCAAGTCCACCTGTGTGTTCTCGGGCAGCGCTCATCCAGAGCTGGCCAAGCAAATTGCCGGCTATTTGGAGCTTCCCCTCGGTCGCTGCCGCACCCCGCGCTTCTCCGACGGCGAGGTCTTCGCCGAGATCCAGGAGAACGTCCGCGGCGTGGACGTCTACGTGATCCAGCCCACGTGTGCCCCGGTGAACGAGCACCTGATGGAGCTGCTGGTCATGGCGGACGCCCTCAAGCGCGCCTCGGCCGGCTCCATCACCGCCGTGCTTCCTTATTATGGATACGCGCGTCAGGACCGGAAGGCGGCCCCGCGCACCCCCATCACGGCCAAGCTGGTGGCGGACTTGTTGAGCGCCTCGGGCATCAACCGCGTCGTGGCCATCGACCTGCACGCGGCGCAGATCCAGGGCTTCTTCGACGTCCCCTTCGATCACCTCTTCGCCATGCCCGTGTTCCTCGAGCACTTGCGCCCGCGCTTCACGGAACCGCCGGTCTACGTGTCCCCGGATGCGGGTGGTGTGGAGCGCACGCGCGCCTACGCCAAGCGCCTGGGGGCCGACCTGGCCATCATCGACAAGCGCCGCGAGCGCGCCGGTGTCAGCGAGGTCATGCACATCATCGGGGACGTGCGCGACCGCGACTGCGTCATCCTGGACGACATGATCGACACGGCCGGGACGCTCACCAACGCCGCCAAGGCCCTGTCCGACAAGGGCGCCAAGAAGGTGCTCGCGGCGGCCACCCACGCGGTGCTCTCGGGCCCGGCGGTGGAGCGCATCGCCGCGTCCTGCCTCGATGAAGTGATCGTCACCGACACCATCCCGCTCTCGGCCGCCGCCGTGGCCACCGGCAAGTTCCGGGTGCTGAGCGTGGCCCGTCTGCTTGGCGAGGCCATCAAGCGGATCCACCATAGCGACTCGGTCAGCTCGCTCTTCGTCTGA
- a CDS encoding ankyrin repeat domain-containing protein: MKAPKERGRGLVEALVAMLASPDSPIGEAQPLASDALHAAEVAAGVALSPTMHALLALDHSWVAHELGWFQGGALAARPAGEVIEAWAGELWPAYAEAIAARFPGRVLPLQRSSDTLSFVYLGDPDVEGEYPVLELDQDDVPVMSVDAPGFDVWLGRRLGMLGPRAFAAEQKATAKRLWNRQTDLDLSDVPKRLPTPAPGPAPGSVQHAPVVPAASAKKAKKLSDAQLSKALLAAAEQGAVRRLAELIADASARGLGREHLDAALCVAAHHDRPDAVTLLLDAGANANARDRYGSALARSMWSSDDRVQDLLLARGANPNGPSVNGATVLHLAVARGRTSLVAKLLAAGGSTSRRDSYDHTPLHTAVTVSHPDPLPPVAILDLLLAAGGIVETKVPLLDYARANATDEHVQRVIAAQAQRKDLPPA, from the coding sequence ATGAAGGCACCGAAGGAGCGTGGTCGCGGGTTGGTGGAGGCGCTGGTCGCGATGCTGGCTTCGCCCGACTCGCCCATTGGGGAGGCCCAGCCGCTCGCGAGCGATGCGCTCCACGCCGCCGAGGTCGCCGCCGGCGTGGCGCTCTCGCCCACCATGCATGCGCTGCTGGCGCTCGACCACTCCTGGGTGGCGCACGAGCTGGGCTGGTTCCAGGGCGGCGCGCTCGCCGCGCGGCCGGCGGGAGAGGTGATCGAGGCCTGGGCAGGGGAGCTCTGGCCCGCCTATGCGGAGGCCATCGCGGCGCGGTTCCCGGGGCGCGTGCTGCCGCTGCAGCGCAGCAGTGACACGCTCAGCTTCGTGTACTTGGGCGATCCGGACGTCGAGGGCGAGTACCCGGTGCTGGAGCTCGACCAAGACGACGTGCCCGTCATGAGCGTGGACGCGCCCGGCTTCGACGTGTGGCTGGGCCGGCGTCTCGGGATGCTGGGGCCGCGCGCGTTCGCGGCGGAGCAGAAGGCCACGGCCAAGCGCCTCTGGAACCGCCAGACGGACCTCGACCTGAGCGACGTGCCGAAGCGCTTGCCCACGCCCGCGCCGGGGCCCGCGCCAGGCAGCGTGCAGCACGCGCCCGTGGTGCCGGCCGCGTCCGCGAAGAAGGCCAAGAAGCTGAGCGACGCGCAGCTGAGCAAGGCGCTGCTCGCGGCTGCCGAGCAAGGGGCCGTGCGCCGGCTCGCGGAGCTGATCGCCGATGCGTCCGCTCGCGGCCTCGGTCGTGAGCACTTGGACGCGGCGCTGTGCGTGGCCGCCCACCACGACCGGCCAGACGCGGTGACGCTGCTGCTGGACGCCGGCGCGAACGCCAACGCGAGGGACAGGTACGGGTCCGCCTTGGCTCGCTCCATGTGGTCCAGCGACGACCGCGTACAAGACCTACTGCTGGCGCGTGGCGCGAACCCCAACGGGCCCAGCGTCAACGGCGCGACGGTGCTGCACCTAGCGGTGGCGCGCGGACGCACATCGCTCGTGGCGAAGCTCCTCGCAGCCGGCGGCAGCACCTCGCGCCGCGACTCGTACGACCACACCCCGTTGCACACCGCAGTCACCGTCTCGCACCCCGACCCGCTGCCCCCGGTGGCCATCCTGGACCTGCTGCTCGCCGCCGGAGGCATCGTGGAGACCAAGGTCCCGCTGCTGGACTATGCGCGCGCGAACGCCACCGACGAGCACGTGCAGCGGGTTATCGCCGCCCAGGCGCAGCGAAAGGATCTGCCTCCGGCCTGA
- a CDS encoding alpha-D-glucose phosphate-specific phosphoglucomutase, protein MAHPLAGKPAPASILVDVPRLVSAYYTRRPNMDDPAERVSFGTSGHRGSALRGSFNEAHIIAISAAIVERRAADGVTGPLYLGMDTHALSTPALHTALEVFAAAGVLVCIDAADGYAPTPAISFAILEHNRGRSSGLADGVVVTPSHNPPEDGGFKYNPPNGGPAGGDVTRAIEDRANELLRSGVSRVPRVSLAQALRAETTARHDYVTPYLASLEQIIDMQAIARAALRIGVDPMGGAGIAYWAPMAERYGLDITVVNPRVDPTFAFMAVDKDGKIRMDCSSPYAMANLVALKDDYDIAFGNDTDYDRHGIVTRSVGLMNPNHYLAVAIHYLFQNRPGWAGKKVGKTLVSSAMIDRVAASLGAPLHEVPVGFKWFVDGLVSGELGFGGEESAGASFLRMDGSVWTTDKDGIILDLLAAEITAKTGKDPGLHYRALEQQHGAPLYERLDAPANREQRAILGRLSPEQVRAETLAGEPIVAKLTRAPGNGAEIGGLKVVTENGWFAARPSGTEDVYKIYAESFRGREHLSAIQEEAQAIVKAAFEAS, encoded by the coding sequence ATGGCCCACCCTCTCGCTGGAAAGCCCGCGCCCGCGTCCATCTTGGTGGACGTGCCACGCCTCGTGTCGGCGTACTACACGCGTCGCCCCAACATGGACGACCCGGCCGAGCGCGTGTCGTTCGGCACCTCGGGGCACCGTGGGTCTGCGCTGCGAGGCTCGTTCAACGAGGCGCACATCATCGCCATCTCGGCGGCCATCGTGGAGCGGCGCGCGGCGGACGGCGTCACCGGGCCTTTGTACCTGGGCATGGACACGCACGCGCTCTCGACGCCCGCGCTGCACACGGCGCTCGAGGTGTTCGCAGCCGCTGGCGTGCTCGTGTGCATCGACGCGGCCGACGGCTATGCGCCCACGCCCGCCATCTCGTTCGCCATCTTGGAACACAACCGCGGGCGCAGCAGCGGGCTGGCCGACGGCGTGGTGGTCACCCCCTCGCACAACCCGCCCGAGGACGGCGGCTTCAAGTACAACCCGCCCAACGGTGGGCCCGCGGGGGGCGACGTCACGCGCGCCATCGAAGACCGCGCGAACGAGCTGTTGCGAAGCGGCGTTTCGCGCGTGCCCCGCGTGAGCCTGGCTCAGGCGCTGCGGGCCGAGACCACCGCGCGCCACGACTACGTCACGCCGTATCTCGCGTCCCTCGAGCAGATCATCGACATGCAGGCCATCGCGAGGGCGGCGCTGCGCATCGGCGTGGACCCCATGGGCGGCGCAGGCATCGCCTACTGGGCGCCCATGGCCGAGCGCTATGGGCTCGACATCACGGTGGTGAACCCGCGCGTGGACCCCACCTTCGCGTTCATGGCCGTGGACAAGGACGGCAAGATCCGCATGGACTGCTCGTCCCCCTACGCCATGGCCAACCTCGTGGCGCTGAAGGACGACTACGACATCGCGTTCGGCAACGACACGGACTACGACCGGCACGGCATCGTGACGCGGAGCGTGGGCCTCATGAACCCCAACCACTACCTGGCCGTGGCCATCCACTACCTGTTCCAGAACCGCCCGGGCTGGGCGGGCAAGAAGGTGGGCAAGACGCTGGTGTCGAGCGCCATGATCGACCGCGTGGCCGCGTCGCTGGGCGCGCCTCTCCACGAGGTGCCGGTGGGCTTCAAGTGGTTCGTGGACGGGCTGGTGAGCGGCGAGCTCGGCTTCGGCGGCGAGGAGAGCGCTGGCGCCTCGTTCTTGCGCATGGACGGCTCTGTGTGGACCACCGACAAGGACGGAATCATCCTGGATCTGCTGGCCGCGGAGATCACCGCCAAGACGGGCAAGGACCCGGGTCTGCACTACCGCGCGCTCGAGCAACAGCACGGAGCCCCGCTCTACGAGCGCCTGGACGCGCCGGCCAACCGAGAGCAGCGCGCCATCCTCGGGCGGCTCTCTCCCGAGCAAGTGCGCGCCGAGACGCTGGCGGGCGAGCCCATCGTGGCCAAGCTCACGCGTGCGCCGGGTAACGGCGCGGAGATCGGCGGGCTCAAGGTGGTCACCGAGAACGGCTGGTTCGCGGCGCGGCCCTCCGGCACCGAGGACGTCTACAAGATCTACGCGGAGAGCTTCCGCGGGCGTGAGCACCTGAGCGCCATCCAAGAAGAGGCACAGGCCATCGTGAAGGCCGCGTTCGAAGCGAGCTAG
- a CDS encoding nucleotidyl transferase AbiEii/AbiGii toxin family protein: MSETTPLGALQHAVTSLTRTGRAFALVGGIAVTVRSEVRFTRDVDLAISVHDDADAEQLIFSLRDQGYVVTATVEHETQQRLATARLRGPSAVICDLLFASSGIEHETVARATLLEVAPGLSVPVARVEELLAMKVLASAKRRPLDELDIIRLIEFNPDFDEAALRANLDLIAARGYSRGEDLHQKLEACFARAREVLGP; encoded by the coding sequence GTGAGTGAAACAACGCCCCTCGGAGCGCTCCAGCATGCGGTGACGTCGCTCACGCGCACCGGGCGTGCGTTCGCGCTGGTGGGAGGCATCGCCGTGACCGTTCGCTCCGAGGTGCGCTTCACGCGGGATGTCGACCTCGCCATTTCCGTGCATGACGACGCGGACGCCGAGCAGCTCATCTTCTCGCTCCGCGACCAAGGCTACGTGGTCACCGCCACGGTGGAGCACGAGACGCAGCAACGGCTGGCGACCGCAAGACTTCGTGGACCATCCGCCGTCATCTGCGATCTGCTGTTCGCTTCGAGCGGCATCGAGCACGAGACGGTGGCGCGCGCCACGCTGCTCGAGGTCGCCCCTGGCCTCTCGGTTCCGGTCGCCCGCGTCGAGGAGCTGCTGGCCATGAAGGTGCTGGCCTCGGCCAAGCGGCGCCCCCTGGACGAGCTCGACATCATTCGACTGATCGAGTTCAACCCCGACTTCGACGAGGCGGCGCTCCGAGCGAATCTCGACCTCATCGCGGCGCGCGGCTACTCACGCGGCGAGGACCTCCACCAGAAGCTCGAGGCTTGCTTTGCACGCGCGCGAGAGGTGCTCGGCCCCTAG
- a CDS encoding 50S ribosomal protein L25 yields the protein METMALQAEVRTESGKGPARRLRASGKIPAVVYGPGIQPTPLTVNPTELLKGLRSKRGRNVAYELTFDGKQTLVMVRDLEVDPVTRDLLHVDFLSVAPDKAVSVTVPLATTGRAKGVVKGGQLNVTLRTVPLLSPPKLVPEEILLDVTGLDLGDLIAVKDLVLPEGVSSTLPADRTLVSVTENRRAIAAAEAAAAAAAAAPAAKGKKK from the coding sequence ATGGAAACGATGGCGCTGCAGGCTGAGGTCCGCACAGAGAGCGGAAAGGGGCCGGCTCGTCGTCTGCGTGCGAGCGGCAAGATCCCGGCGGTCGTATACGGCCCGGGCATCCAACCGACGCCGCTCACGGTGAACCCCACGGAGCTTCTCAAGGGTCTGCGCAGCAAGCGCGGCCGCAACGTCGCCTACGAGCTCACCTTCGACGGGAAGCAAACGCTCGTCATGGTGCGTGACCTCGAGGTCGACCCGGTCACCCGTGACTTGCTTCACGTGGACTTCCTGAGCGTGGCGCCCGACAAGGCCGTCAGCGTGACGGTCCCGCTCGCCACCACCGGCCGCGCCAAGGGCGTGGTCAAGGGCGGCCAGCTCAACGTGACCCTGCGCACCGTGCCGCTCCTGTCGCCCCCCAAGCTCGTCCCCGAGGAGATCTTGCTGGACGTCACCGGCCTGGACCTCGGCGACCTCATCGCCGTGAAGGACCTCGTGCTCCCCGAGGGCGTGAGCTCCACCCTCCCGGCCGACCGCACCCTGGTGTCCGTCACCGAGAACCGTCGCGCCATCGCGGCGGCCGAGGCTGCGGCAGCGGCTGCGGCGGCGGCCCCGGCGGCCAAGGGTAAGAAGAAGTGA
- a CDS encoding aminoacyl-tRNA hydrolase, whose protein sequence is MHLVVGLGNPGPKYSGNRHNVGFMVVDRLASRWSAAAFRDKFRAATTKAQLGADEVVLLKPQTFMNLSGESVQPAMAFYKVPLPQVLCVHDELDLEFGVLRIKTGGGTAGHNGLKSMVQHCGGNDFLRLRVGIGRPQGRTESHVLSDFGASERAELGDLLDKACDMVEACLTDGATVAMNRYHGG, encoded by the coding sequence ATGCACCTAGTCGTCGGGCTCGGGAACCCCGGGCCAAAGTACAGCGGAAACCGGCACAACGTGGGCTTCATGGTCGTGGACCGGCTGGCGTCGCGCTGGTCGGCGGCGGCGTTCCGCGACAAGTTTCGGGCCGCCACCACCAAGGCCCAGCTCGGGGCCGACGAGGTGGTGCTGCTCAAGCCGCAGACGTTCATGAACCTGAGCGGCGAGTCCGTGCAGCCGGCCATGGCGTTCTACAAGGTGCCACTCCCGCAGGTGCTGTGCGTGCACGACGAGCTGGACCTCGAGTTCGGGGTGCTGCGCATCAAGACCGGCGGTGGGACGGCAGGGCACAACGGGCTCAAGTCCATGGTCCAGCACTGCGGGGGCAACGACTTCCTGCGGCTGCGAGTGGGCATTGGGCGTCCGCAGGGGCGCACCGAGTCCCACGTGCTGAGTGACTTCGGTGCCAGCGAACGCGCCGAGCTGGGTGACCTGCTGGACAAGGCCTGCGACATGGTCGAGGCCTGCCTCACCGACGGTGCCACGGTGGCCATGAACCGCTATCACGGGGGCTGA
- a CDS encoding GMC family oxidoreductase N-terminal domain-containing protein — MREFDYIVVGSGSSGAVIAARLAEDPSVSVLLLEAGGSDRQKMVQVPGMISLLHQVKELKEKVDWGVKAEPAPFMNGRKVPQTRGKVVGGCSSVNGMLYLRGNKANYDKWAEMGADGWDYEGVLPYYKSFEDHPDAPNTWHGRGGPVKIGKHDEREISPVSRAFMEAVTDVTGVPRTDDFNGKEQHGPSLFQMNCRDGLRYGTGEAFVQPALKRPNFTLETGAHVRKLVFEGKHCVGVRYRQERALLTARAKREVILAAGAVGSPHLLLLSGVGPAAHLREQGIEVVHELPGVGQNLHDHLFVPMTFRAPTSGHRGSPGHFFAGMFKELALGTMGRGGTWFGRTVFESGAFLKSSPDQPIPDIQFHTLPWGYPDPNQDGPDRPHVDDGYCFTLMPTLIYPKSRGEVKLRTSDPEGTPIFDPHYLEHPDDMKLLVTAMRLGRQIMSSPKIRGLLGDELQPGTHAASDEALADEVRLRATTVYHPVGTCRMGWDKDTVVDPKCRVHGVTGLRVADASIMPQITGGNTNAPCIMIGEKAAAIIRQG, encoded by the coding sequence ATGCGTGAATTCGACTACATCGTCGTGGGATCCGGGTCGTCCGGGGCCGTCATCGCCGCCCGCCTCGCCGAGGACCCCAGCGTGAGCGTGCTGCTCCTGGAAGCCGGTGGCAGCGACCGCCAGAAGATGGTGCAAGTGCCCGGGATGATCTCCCTGTTGCATCAGGTGAAGGAGCTGAAGGAGAAGGTGGACTGGGGCGTGAAGGCCGAGCCCGCGCCCTTCATGAACGGCCGCAAGGTGCCGCAGACGCGCGGCAAGGTCGTGGGCGGCTGCAGCTCCGTGAACGGCATGCTCTACCTGCGCGGCAACAAGGCCAACTACGACAAGTGGGCCGAGATGGGCGCCGACGGCTGGGACTACGAGGGCGTGCTGCCCTACTACAAGTCCTTCGAGGACCACCCCGACGCGCCCAACACGTGGCACGGGCGCGGCGGCCCGGTGAAGATCGGCAAGCACGACGAGCGCGAGATCAGCCCCGTCTCGCGCGCCTTCATGGAGGCCGTCACCGACGTGACCGGCGTGCCGCGCACGGATGACTTCAACGGCAAGGAGCAGCACGGCCCCTCGCTCTTCCAGATGAACTGCCGTGACGGCCTGCGCTACGGCACCGGCGAGGCCTTCGTGCAGCCCGCGCTGAAGCGGCCCAACTTCACGCTCGAGACCGGCGCGCACGTGCGCAAGCTGGTGTTCGAGGGCAAGCACTGCGTGGGCGTGCGCTACCGCCAGGAGCGCGCGCTGCTCACCGCCCGCGCCAAGCGCGAGGTCATCTTGGCGGCGGGCGCCGTGGGCTCGCCGCACCTGCTCTTGCTGAGCGGCGTGGGCCCCGCAGCACACCTGCGCGAGCAGGGCATCGAGGTGGTGCACGAGCTGCCCGGCGTGGGCCAGAACCTGCACGACCACCTGTTCGTGCCCATGACCTTCCGCGCGCCCACCAGCGGGCATCGTGGCTCGCCGGGGCACTTCTTCGCCGGCATGTTCAAGGAGCTGGCGCTGGGCACCATGGGCCGCGGCGGCACCTGGTTCGGGCGCACGGTCTTCGAGTCGGGCGCGTTCCTCAAGAGCTCGCCGGACCAGCCCATCCCCGACATCCAGTTCCACACGCTGCCCTGGGGCTACCCCGACCCGAACCAGGACGGCCCGGACCGCCCGCACGTGGACGACGGCTACTGCTTCACCCTGATGCCCACGCTCATCTACCCGAAGAGCCGCGGCGAGGTGAAGCTGCGCACCAGCGACCCAGAGGGCACGCCCATCTTCGACCCGCACTACTTGGAGCACCCGGACGACATGAAGCTGCTGGTGACGGCCATGCGCCTGGGCCGCCAGATCATGAGCAGCCCCAAGATCCGCGGGCTGCTGGGCGACGAGCTGCAGCCCGGCACGCACGCCGCGAGCGACGAGGCGCTGGCCGACGAGGTGCGCCTGCGCGCCACCACCGTGTATCACCCCGTGGGCACCTGCCGCATGGGCTGGGACAAGGACACCGTGGTGGACCCGAAGTGCCGCGTGCACGGCGTGACGGGCCTGCGCGTCGCGGACGCGTCCATCATGCCGCAGATCACGGGCGGCAACACCAACGCGCCCTGCATCATGATCGGCGAGAAGGCCGCGGCCATCATCCGTCAGGGCTGA
- a CDS encoding NUDIX hydrolase, producing the protein MSGGTPETPRDASTVVLVRDAAGAAGVEVFLMRRHAQVGFLGGMHLFPGGKVDAPDRDPALHALIQAEDLSAAPRRLGEDIDVPTALGLFMAAFRETFEESGLIPGAAPEVEPARLAARAKLAESGFLAAVQGLGAPLDLDAMEPFSRWITPVVETRRFDARFFLTEAPAHQEGLADGEETDSVLWIGARDALSQHAAGELNLLPPTWMTLSALAAFDSAAEAMASTRATPTPRVQPELVSTQGGFTLCFPGDPAHSVSTQALPGPTRLTLDAGRWRAG; encoded by the coding sequence GTGAGCGGCGGCACGCCAGAGACCCCGCGCGACGCGTCCACCGTGGTGCTGGTGCGCGATGCGGCGGGGGCTGCTGGCGTGGAGGTCTTCCTCATGCGCCGCCACGCACAGGTGGGGTTCCTGGGCGGCATGCACCTGTTCCCGGGCGGCAAAGTGGACGCGCCGGACCGCGACCCGGCGCTGCACGCCCTCATCCAGGCGGAGGACCTCTCCGCCGCCCCCCGGCGTCTCGGCGAGGACATCGACGTGCCCACCGCGCTCGGGCTGTTCATGGCCGCGTTCCGCGAGACCTTCGAGGAGTCGGGCTTGATCCCGGGTGCCGCGCCCGAGGTGGAGCCGGCTCGCCTGGCGGCCCGCGCGAAGCTGGCCGAGAGCGGCTTCCTGGCCGCCGTGCAGGGCCTCGGCGCCCCGCTCGATCTCGACGCCATGGAGCCGTTCAGCCGGTGGATCACCCCCGTGGTGGAGACCCGCCGCTTCGACGCGCGCTTTTTCCTGACCGAAGCGCCAGCGCATCAGGAGGGCCTGGCCGACGGCGAAGAGACCGACAGCGTGCTGTGGATCGGCGCCCGTGACGCCCTCTCGCAGCACGCCGCCGGCGAGCTCAACCTGCTGCCGCCCACCTGGATGACGCTGAGCGCCCTCGCCGCGTTCGACAGCGCCGCCGAGGCCATGGCCAGCACGCGGGCCACGCCCACCCCACGGGTCCAGCCGGAGCTGGTCTCCACGCAGGGCGGGTTCACCCTGTGCTTCCCGGGCGACCCGGCG
- a CDS encoding EF-hand domain-containing protein — translation MFNALDINSDGALDAEDVELVVGRHATESAGRAEPAHLATLEAAYRAWYGGIIQMADHNQDGKVTLEEFLGFQENLMKDAALYEQIIGAITQMTCTILDHDGDGKNDTDDYVQFSRVLRIGEEGATERWAALSAHRDGLMGVEDIRAVLQDFFQGADESSPATNFLGAP, via the coding sequence ATGTTCAACGCCCTCGACATCAACAGCGACGGCGCCCTCGACGCCGAGGACGTGGAGCTAGTGGTCGGCCGCCACGCCACCGAGAGCGCCGGGCGAGCGGAGCCCGCGCACCTCGCGACGCTCGAGGCGGCCTACCGCGCTTGGTACGGCGGCATCATCCAGATGGCGGACCACAACCAGGACGGCAAGGTCACGCTCGAGGAGTTCCTCGGCTTCCAAGAGAACCTCATGAAGGACGCCGCGCTCTACGAGCAGATCATCGGCGCCATCACGCAGATGACGTGCACCATCCTGGATCACGACGGCGACGGGAAGAACGACACCGACGACTACGTGCAGTTCTCCCGCGTGCTGCGCATCGGCGAGGAGGGCGCCACCGAGAGGTGGGCCGCGCTGTCCGCCCACCGCGACGGCCTGATGGGTGTGGAAGACATTCGCGCCGTGCTGCAGGACTTCTTCCAGGGCGCCGACGAGAGCTCACCCGCGACGAACTTCCTCGGCGCTCCCTGA
- a CDS encoding helix-turn-helix transcriptional regulator yields MDGARLGARLRALRLEAGLTQAELARRTGIHRPNIARVEAGRHTPSLETLARLAQAIGVSTSHVLVEE; encoded by the coding sequence ATGGACGGGGCACGGCTCGGCGCTCGCCTGCGCGCTCTGCGGCTCGAAGCCGGGCTCACGCAGGCCGAGCTGGCGCGTCGAACCGGCATTCACCGCCCCAACATCGCCCGCGTGGAGGCCGGCCGGCACACGCCGTCGCTCGAGACCCTGGCGCGCCTCGCCCAGGCCATCGGCGTCTCGACCAGCCACGTGTTGGTCGAAGAGTGA
- a CDS encoding penicillin-insensitive murein endopeptidase: MTVDRNVVRLAALGAFCLAVAVACGAEPEGPTTEATTEDTHPSGGAPGASGDTHSATGASEDAHASPEDGGAAAQAGAPAGGTPTVGTLVPTGEALAWDSEIDCRMPPMPIARPAACAAGAVYPECKWAMPDTHEVGGLYTRWRNTIDEHTWGRPALVGVMLATAHAFRARFPNQELLVGDLDAPGPRHVTHKTGVDVDLYLPNTLLVENLGARRYRPNYRTMSNVNIEHARHRVEALARILAVCTEGRVRIYYNDITVRDRFHAWFDARGLVTPFGRPMQRHNPLHDFHFHVSIGEDTPVPPLLAPFTGEHPIREIDAPPVIEGVTVFAPREEPAPAPPAP, encoded by the coding sequence ATGACGGTCGACCGCAACGTAGTGCGCCTCGCGGCGCTCGGGGCCTTCTGCCTGGCCGTCGCCGTGGCGTGCGGGGCCGAGCCCGAGGGGCCCACCACGGAAGCCACCACCGAGGACACCCACCCGAGCGGTGGCGCGCCGGGCGCTTCGGGGGACACCCACTCAGCGACTGGTGCCTCGGAGGACGCCCATGCCAGCCCCGAGGACGGAGGCGCGGCTGCTCAGGCCGGGGCCCCAGCCGGGGGAACCCCGACGGTCGGCACCCTGGTCCCCACGGGCGAGGCCCTGGCCTGGGACTCGGAGATCGACTGCCGCATGCCGCCCATGCCCATCGCGCGGCCGGCCGCCTGCGCGGCGGGGGCGGTGTACCCCGAGTGCAAGTGGGCCATGCCGGACACCCACGAGGTGGGCGGGCTCTACACGCGCTGGCGCAACACCATCGACGAACACACCTGGGGGCGGCCGGCGCTGGTGGGCGTGATGCTGGCCACGGCCCACGCGTTCCGCGCGCGCTTCCCGAACCAGGAGCTGCTGGTCGGCGACCTGGACGCGCCCGGGCCGCGCCACGTCACGCACAAGACCGGCGTGGACGTGGACCTCTACCTGCCCAACACCCTGCTGGTGGAGAACCTCGGGGCGCGGCGCTATCGGCCCAACTACCGGACCATGTCCAACGTGAACATCGAGCACGCGCGGCACCGGGTGGAGGCGCTGGCCCGCATCCTTGCCGTGTGCACCGAGGGACGCGTGCGCATCTACTACAACGACATCACGGTGCGCGACCGCTTTCACGCCTGGTTCGACGCGCGCGGCCTGGTGACCCCGTTCGGGCGGCCCATGCAGCGCCACAACCCGCTGCACGACTTCCACTTCCACGTGTCCATCGGCGAGGACACGCCGGTGCCGCCGCTGCTGGCCCCTTTCACGGGCGAGCACCCCATCCGGGAAATCGACGCGCCCCCAGTCATCGAAGGGGTGACCGTGTTCGCGCCGCGCGAAGAGCCCGCGCCGGCGCCGCCTGCCCCCTGA